The Streptomyces sp. NBC_00597 DNA segment CCTCGCCGTCGAGAGCGACCTCCAGATCGCCGGCGACATCCTCTCCGTCCAGCACCTCCTCCAGCCCGCCCGCGAACACCCGGTCACCGTCGCCGAGTTCGTCGGCCTGGCCCGCTCCATCGCCGCGAACCGCGCCGAATGGGAGCACCTGGTCGAGTACGACGCCACCACCCGGTGGTACCACCGGCTGCGCACCGGCCCCGGCTACGAGGTCTGGCTGCTCAGCTGGGTCCCCGGCCAGGGCAGCGGCCTGCACGACCACGGCGCCTCCTCCGGCGTCCTGACCGTCCTCGACGGCGAGCTCACCGAGCACGGCCCGCGCGGACCCCTCACCCTCGGCGCCGGCTCCCAGCGCGTCTTCGCCCCCGGCTACGCCCACGAGGTCGTCAACGACACCCTCGACGGAGCGGTCAGCCTGCACGTGTACTTCCCCGGCCTGACCGAGATGCCGATGCACAGCTGCTCCCCGGCCCAGCAGGAGCACGTACCCGCCTGACAGACTGCCGTGCATGCGCATTGTTGTTCTGGCCGGCGGCATCGGCGGCGCCCGTTTCCTCCGCGGACTCAAGTCGGCGGTTCCCGACGCGGACATCACGGTCATCGGCAACACCGGTGACGACATCCACCTGTTCGGGCTGAAGGTGTGCCCCGATCTGGACACGGTGATGTACACCCTCGGCGGTGGCATCAACGAGGACCAGGGCTGGGGCCGCACCGACGAGTCCTTCACCGTCAAGGAGGAGCTCGCGGCGTACGGGGTCGGACCCACCTGGTTCGGCCTCGGTGACCGCGACTTCGCGACCCACATCGTCCGTACGCAGATGCTCGGCGCGGGCTATCCGCTCAGCGCCGTCACCGAGGCCCTCTGCGACCGCTGGCAGCCCGGCGTCCGGCTGCTGCCCATGTCCGACGACCGCGTCGAGACCCACGTCGCCGTCACCGACCCCGACACCGGCGAACGCCGCGTCATCCACTTCCAGGAGTACTGGGTCCGCCTGCGCGCCTCCCTCGACGCCGAGGCGGTCGTACCCGTCGGCGCCGAACAGGCCAAGCCCGCTCCCGGCGTACTGGAGGCCATCGCGGCCGCCGACCTGATCGTCCTCCCGCCCTCCAACCCGGTCGTCTCCGTCGGCACCATCCTCGCCGTGCCCGGCATCCGCGAGGCCGTGGCCGCCGCCGCGGCTCCCGTCATCGGCCTCTCCCCCATCGTCGGGGGCGCGCCCGTGCGCGGGATGGCCGACAAGGTGCTGGCCGCCGTCGGCGTCGAAGCCACCGCGGCGGCCGTCGCACTGCACTACGGCGGCGAACTCCTCGACGGCTGGCTCGTGGACACCGCCGACGCGGACGCCGTCGCCGAGGTGGAGGCCGCCGGGATCGCCTGCCGCGCGGTACCGCTGATGATGACCGACGTGGCCGCCACCGCCGAGATGGCCCGCGCCGCACTGGCCCTCGCGGAGGCCTCCCGGTGAGCGCTCCCTCGTACGAGGTGCGCGCCGTCGCCGGGATCCCGGAGGTCCGCCCCGGCGACGACCTCGCCCGGCTGATCGCGGCGGCCGGACCCGGACTGCGCGACGGGGACGTCCTGCTGGTCACCTCGAAGATCGTCTCCAAGGCGGAGGGCCGGATCGTCCGCGCTGACTCCCGCGAGGACGCCATCGACGCGGAGACCGTACGTGTCGTCGCCCGTCGCGGCCCGCTGCGGATCGTCGAAAACCGACAGGGCCTCGTCATGGCGGCGGCCGGCGTCGACGCGTCCAACACCGAGCCGGGCACCGTACTGCTGCTGCCCGAGGACCCCGACGCGTCGGCCGCCGCGATCCGCGCCGGTCTGCGGGAACTGCTGTCCGTCGACGTCGGCGTCCTCGTGACCGACACCTTCGGGCGTCCCTGGCGCACCGGACTCACCGACGTGGCGATCGGCTCGGCCGGCGTACGGGTCCTGGACGACCTGCGCGGCGGCACCGACGCCCACGGCAACCCGCTGAGCGCGACGATAGTGGCCACGGCGGACGAGCTCGCCGCGGCCGGGGACCTGGTCAAGGGCAAGGCGGCGGGGCTCCCGGTCGCGGTCGTGCGCGGCCTGGGCCACGTGCTCGGCGAGGGTTCGACGGCGGCCGACCTGGTGCGCTCGCCGGCCGACGACATGTTCCGGCTGGGCACCTCGGAGGCAGTACGGGAAGCCGTGACGCAGCGCCGCACCGTACGGGCCTTCACCACGGAGCCGGTGGATCCCGGCGCGGTCCGCCGCGCGGTCGCCGCCGCGGTGACGGCCCCGGCGCCGCACCACACGACGCCGTGGCGGTTCGTCCTCCTGGAGTCTGCGACGGCCCGGGTGGAGCTGCTGGACGCGATGCGGGACGCCTGGGTCGAGGACCTGCGGCGCGACGGCAAGTCCGAGGAGTCCATCGCCCGGCGGATCCGGCGCGGGGACGTGCTGCGCCAGGCCCCGTACCTGGTCGTGCCGTGCATGGTCACGGACGGCGCGCACGACTACGGCCACGCCCGGCGCGATGCCGCCGAGCGCGAGATGTTCGTGGTCGCGACGGGCGCGGGCGTCCAGAACTTCCTGGTCGCACTGGCCGGGGAGCGGCTGGGCTCGGCGTGGGTGTCCTCGACGATGTTCTGCCGGGACGTCGTGCGCAAGGTCCTCGGGCTGCCCGAGAGCTGGGAGCCGATGGGGGCGGTGGCCGTGGGCCACGCCGCGGCGGCACCGGCGCAGCGACCCGCGCGGTCCGCGGAGGAGTTCATCGAGGTCCGCTAGGCCTTGCCCGGGGCGTCCTGCGGGCCGCGCCGGGACGGGGTCAGAGCCGGCCGATGTCCGTCTTGCGCATCCGCGGGGCGCGGCGGGGCGGGGCGTGGCCCGCGAGGAGGACCAGGCGGGCCGCGCGGTGGCGCTGGCCCGCGTACGGGGCGAGCAGTTCCAGCATCTCGGCGTCGTCGGCGTCCCGGTTCCCGGCGAGGGCGTAGCCGATGATGCCGGGCAGGTGCAGGTCGCCGGTGGTGACGGCGTCGGGGGCGCCGTTGCTGCGCTGGAGGGTTTCGGCGGAGGTCCAGGGGCCGATGCCGGGAACGGCCTCCAGCCGGGCGGCGGCCTGCGGGAGCTCCATCGCGGCGGCCTCCTCCAGTCGGTTCGCCACGCGCGCGCAGCGGACGATCGTGGCCGAGCGCTTGATGTCGACGCCGGCCTTGTGCCAGTCCCAGGACGGGATCAGCGCCCAGGTCCGGGCGTCGGGCACGACGTACAGGCCCGGCGGGCCGTTCTCGGGGCCGGGCGCGGGCTCCCCGTGCCAGGACACCAGCCTGCGCCAGGCGCGGTAGGCCTCGTCGGCGGTGACCTTCTGCTCCAGGACGGTCGGGATCAGGGACTCCAGGACCAGCCCGGTGCGGGTCAGCCGAAGGCCGGGGCGGCGGCGGTGGCTCGCGTGCACCAGGCGGTGACGGGGGACGAAGGCGGCGGGGTCGTCGCCGGAGCCGAGGAGGGCGGGCAGGCCGTCGAGCATCCACTCGGCGCCGGGGCCCCACGCTTCGGCGACGGCGGTCCCCGTGCCGGGGCGGAGGGCCACGCGGAGGGTGGCCGGGCCCTCGGGGGTGCGGCTGGTCCGCCACACGGAGCCGTCGGGGGTGGTGCGGAACGTGGGGTCGCCGGGGCCGCGTCGGAGCGGGCCGAGCGTGAGCCCGAGGTCGAGACCCCCCTCGGCCGTCCACTCCCGGGCCCGGGCGCCAGAGCCGGGGCCGACACCGGCACCGGGCTGTCGGGCCGGGCTGCCTGCGGGCACGGCGGTGCGGCCGCCGCGGACGGTGGTGCGGGTGAGGGGGTCGTAACGGCCGGCCATGCCATCGAGCGTAGCCCTGTGGGGCAGCCGCCCTGCCCTCCCCTCCCCTCCCTCCCTTGCCCGTTCCCCGGCTCCGCCCGGAGACGCAGGGTGCGGCTCCGCTGCCGGGGCCGGCCCCGGAGCTCCCCCGGCTACCGCGGGGGGGTTCCCAGCGCCTCGAACGCCGGTGGGCCCGGTCCTTCGTCAGGGGCGGCCCTGGAGTTTGGCAGAGGTGGTGCGGGTCGGGGGGAGTTGGCCGTAGAGCAGTTTGCCCGGGCACTCCGTCGCGAAGCCGTCCCGGTGCCCCGAGATCACGTTCAGCTTCACGTTCGTGCCCTTGGCGAACAGGTTCCCCCCGCCCGACTTCAGGGTGGTCTTCGCCCGCGGGTCCCTGTTGAACAGCCCCAGCTTCCACGCGGTGAGCTGGGCCACCGCCTTCACCGCGGCCGCGGGCGGGGCGGTGGTCGTGTAGGTGCCGATCACCGCGATGCCCATGCTGTCCGTGTTGAACCCCATGGTGTGTGCGCCGAGCACCGCCTTGGCGACTCCGCCCGCCCGGCCCTCGTACACCGTGCCGCACTTGTCGACGGCGAAGTTGTAGCCGATGTCGCGCCAGCCGCTGCTGACCACGTGATAGCGGTACAGGCTGCGCAGCACCGCCGGGGCGTCCTTGCAGGCGTAGTTGTTGCCGGAGGCGCTGTGGTGGACGAAGGCCGCCTTGACCGTGCTCGTGTAGACGAAGCCCGCTTCGCGCAGGGATTCATCGGCGCCCCAGCCCAGCCGTGTGACGATCCGCGGCCGCGGGCCGATGTAGGGGCGGGCGGCCGCGCTGAGGGAGCCTTCGCTGGCGAGGACCGCGTCGGCGGTGGAGTCCGCCTTGTTGAGTGCGCCGATCTCCTTCGCCCCGAGCGCGGCCAGCGGGACGTTGGCGGAGGAGGATTCAGCCGCCTCCATGGTCAGGCCCGGCAGGGCCACGACGTCGCCCTTGTCGTCGCCTTCCGGTTCGTCGCCCGTGCCCGATGCGCCGTTCTTGGCGTCGGCGACCGTGACCGGGTCGGTCGCGCCCGGGTCGACGAGTTCGATCCGCATGCCCGAGGGGAGCCCGGTCGCGGCGCGGGTGGCCGGGGCGCCGGGTTCCGCCTGGACCCGGACCTCGACGCCGTCGGAGTCGCCGACCCACAGGGGGGCGGTGCTGCCCCGGACCCGCCCGGAGCCGCTTTCGGTGGTGCCGAGGTCGGGGGCGTGTTCGCTGTTGCGGGTCTCGATGTCCTGCCAGGACGACCAGGTCCCGGTCCGTACCGCGCGGGTGCGGACCTGGACCCGGCCGAACAGCTGGGTGCTCGCGTCGTCCCAGACGACGCCGACCAGCGAGAACCTCTTGACCTCGCGCTGCGGTAGGCCCTGGGTCTCGGGCAGCCGCGGCGAGGTGCTCATGCCGGGGACGCCGGGGGACCTGTCGGCCGCGGGTCCCAGTGGGGCGAGCGGCAGCGACTGGGTGGACCCGGCTGGGGTCACGGGGGCGGCCGCGCCCAGGGCAGGCGCGGCCGCGGCCGGAGTGGAGAGCGCGAGCGGCAGGGCCAGGGCGGCAGCCGTCGCGACACCGATCGAGGAAGCAAGGAATCCACGCATGAAAGCGATGCTGAGCACAGTCACCGCCGAGCGCCATCGGAAAACTGACGGCCCGTCCGATCCGGTCCGCGCGTCGCCTCGCCCGTACGGAGGAGCCGGCGCCCCCGTACGGACGAGGGCCCCGCGTAGGCTGGGGCGGGTGAACGCCACTGACCGCACCCCTGCCGACCTGCTGCGATCCGCGCTCGCCGCCGATCCGGGCCGCCCGCTCGTCACCTTCTACGACGACGCCACCGGCGAACGCGTCGAATTGTCCGTCGCGACCTTCGCCAATTGGGTGGCCAAGACCGCCAACCTCCTCCAGGGCGATCTGGGTGCCGAGCCCGGCGACCGGCTGGCGCTGCTGCTGCCCGCGCACTGGCAGAGCGCCGTGTGGCTGCTCGCCTGCGACTCGGTCGGGGTCGTGGCCTCGGTGGGCGGGCACCCGGGCGACGCCGATCTCGTCGTCAGCGGGCCGGACTCGCTGGAGCGGGCCCTGGAGTGCGACGGGGAGCGCGTGGCTCTCGCGCTGCGGCCGCTGGGCGGACGGTTCCCACAGGCGCCGGCCGGGTTCGCGGACTACGCGGTCGAGGTGCCGGGGCAGGGCGACCGGTTCGTACCCTTCGTCCCGGTGGAGGCCGAAGGGCCCGCGCTGATCGTCGGCGGCGAGGAGTTCTCGCACGTGGCCCTCGTGGCGCGCGCCCGCGAGGACGCGGCGAAGCTCGGCCTCGGCGAGGGGTCGCGCCTGCTGACCGGGCTGGGGTACGACACCTGGGAGGGGCTGTCCGCCGGGCTGTACGCCGCCCTGGCCGCGGGCGCCTCGGTGGTGCTGTGCCGGAACCTGGACCAGCTGTCTGCGCAGGCGCTGGCGCAGCGGACCGAGAGCGAGCGCGTCACCCACACCGCCGCCTGAGCCCAGGGCTGGACGCTGCCGCCCGCTCCGTCCCGTCTCGCCGCGGGGCGATTTGTCACCCGCACGGGTCTAGACAGGGCCCTGCCCCCATGCCACCCCGCCGGGTCCGGGGCACGATCGACAGAGGTCGTGCTTCCACCCGTACGGCCCGCAGGGTCACCGACGCAGCGGACGCAGCTCCGATGCGGTGAGGGGACGGAGCGCGAGTGAGGGACAGTGCAGGCATACCGGGCGGCACCGACGCGGCCGGAGGTTCCCCGGATCCTCCGCGCAGCCGCCGGCGCCGCCTGCTGCGCTGGATCGCGCTCGGCCTGGCCCTGCTCGTCCTGTGCGGGGCGGCCGTCGGCTGGTGGCTCTACCGCAAACTCGACGGGAACATCACGGAGGACACCTCCGCGGCAGCCGAGCTGGAGCGCTACGAGCGGGAGCGCCCCACGCACTCCGTGGGCGGTTCGCAGAACATCCTGCTGATCGGCTCGGACTCGCGCTCCGGCAAGGAGAACGCCCGGTACGGGCAGGACCGGGGCACCGAGCGCTCGGACACCGCGATCCTGCTGCACCTGCCCGCGGACCGCAGGAGCGCGACCGCGGTGTCGATACCCCGGGATCTGATGACGCTGATACCGGCCTGCCTGACGGAGGACGGGCGGCGGACCGCGGAGCGGCTCGCTCAGTTCAATTGGGCGTACCAGTGGGGCGGGGCCGCCTGCACGATCCGTACGGTGGAGAAGTTCACCGGAATTCGGATCGATCACCACATGGTGGTGGATTTCGGCGGGTTCAAGAAGATGGTCGACGCGGTCGGCGGGGTGGAGATCTGCCTCAAGCAGCCGATGAAGGACCCCGAGGCGAAGCTGAAGCTGCCGGCCGGCCGGCAGACCCTGCACGGGGAGCAGGCCCTCGGCTTCGTCCGGGCCCGCTACAGCCTGGGCAACGGGAGCGACACCGAACGGATGGAGCGCCAGCAGCAGTTCCTGGGTTCGCTGGTCAGGAAGGTGCAGAGCAACGGGGTGCTGCTGAACCCGGCCCGGCTGTACCCGCTGCTGGACGCGGCCACTTCGTCGGTGACCACGGACCCGGGGCTGGCCTCGCTGCGCGACCTGTACGAACTGGTCAGGGGCATCCGGGACATACCGACCGATCAGGTCAAGTTCCTCACGGTGCCGCGTCGCCCGTACGCCGCCGACCCGAACCGGGACGAACTCGTGCAGCCGGACGCAGCCCAACTGTTCGAGCAGCTGCGGACGGACCGTCTCGTGGCGGTGGCCCCGCCGACGGCCGAAACCGAACAGGCCCCGCGGACGGCCCGCGCGGCCGAGGGCGGCGCCTCCACGGCCCCGCAGGGAACCGGATCCACCTCGACGCCCGTCCCCACCTTCACGGGGACCACGGCGGACACGGCCGATTGCCGGTAAAGCAATCCCAAAAGGCGGTGCCCGAACTGAAGGGCTTGGGCGG contains these protein-coding regions:
- a CDS encoding LCP family protein — translated: MRDSAGIPGGTDAAGGSPDPPRSRRRRLLRWIALGLALLVLCGAAVGWWLYRKLDGNITEDTSAAAELERYERERPTHSVGGSQNILLIGSDSRSGKENARYGQDRGTERSDTAILLHLPADRRSATAVSIPRDLMTLIPACLTEDGRRTAERLAQFNWAYQWGGAACTIRTVEKFTGIRIDHHMVVDFGGFKKMVDAVGGVEICLKQPMKDPEAKLKLPAGRQTLHGEQALGFVRARYSLGNGSDTERMERQQQFLGSLVRKVQSNGVLLNPARLYPLLDAATSSVTTDPGLASLRDLYELVRGIRDIPTDQVKFLTVPRRPYAADPNRDELVQPDAAQLFEQLRTDRLVAVAPPTAETEQAPRTARAAEGGASTAPQGTGSTSTPVPTFTGTTADTADCR
- a CDS encoding coenzyme F420-0:L-glutamate ligase, whose translation is MSAPSYEVRAVAGIPEVRPGDDLARLIAAAGPGLRDGDVLLVTSKIVSKAEGRIVRADSREDAIDAETVRVVARRGPLRIVENRQGLVMAAAGVDASNTEPGTVLLLPEDPDASAAAIRAGLRELLSVDVGVLVTDTFGRPWRTGLTDVAIGSAGVRVLDDLRGGTDAHGNPLSATIVATADELAAAGDLVKGKAAGLPVAVVRGLGHVLGEGSTAADLVRSPADDMFRLGTSEAVREAVTQRRTVRAFTTEPVDPGAVRRAVAAAVTAPAPHHTTPWRFVLLESATARVELLDAMRDAWVEDLRRDGKSEESIARRIRRGDVLRQAPYLVVPCMVTDGAHDYGHARRDAAEREMFVVATGAGVQNFLVALAGERLGSAWVSSTMFCRDVVRKVLGLPESWEPMGAVAVGHAAAAPAQRPARSAEEFIEVR
- a CDS encoding peptidoglycan recognition protein; the encoded protein is MRGFLASSIGVATAAALALPLALSTPAAAAPALGAAAPVTPAGSTQSLPLAPLGPAADRSPGVPGMSTSPRLPETQGLPQREVKRFSLVGVVWDDASTQLFGRVQVRTRAVRTGTWSSWQDIETRNSEHAPDLGTTESGSGRVRGSTAPLWVGDSDGVEVRVQAEPGAPATRAATGLPSGMRIELVDPGATDPVTVADAKNGASGTGDEPEGDDKGDVVALPGLTMEAAESSSANVPLAALGAKEIGALNKADSTADAVLASEGSLSAAARPYIGPRPRIVTRLGWGADESLREAGFVYTSTVKAAFVHHSASGNNYACKDAPAVLRSLYRYHVVSSGWRDIGYNFAVDKCGTVYEGRAGGVAKAVLGAHTMGFNTDSMGIAVIGTYTTTAPPAAAVKAVAQLTAWKLGLFNRDPRAKTTLKSGGGNLFAKGTNVKLNVISGHRDGFATECPGKLLYGQLPPTRTTSAKLQGRP
- a CDS encoding DNA-3-methyladenine glycosylase 2 family protein, with the translated sequence MAGRYDPLTRTTVRGGRTAVPAGSPARQPGAGVGPGSGARAREWTAEGGLDLGLTLGPLRRGPGDPTFRTTPDGSVWRTSRTPEGPATLRVALRPGTGTAVAEAWGPGAEWMLDGLPALLGSGDDPAAFVPRHRLVHASHRRRPGLRLTRTGLVLESLIPTVLEQKVTADEAYRAWRRLVSWHGEPAPGPENGPPGLYVVPDARTWALIPSWDWHKAGVDIKRSATIVRCARVANRLEEAAAMELPQAAARLEAVPGIGPWTSAETLQRSNGAPDAVTTGDLHLPGIIGYALAGNRDADDAEMLELLAPYAGQRHRAARLVLLAGHAPPRRAPRMRKTDIGRL
- a CDS encoding TIGR03089 family protein, whose translation is MNATDRTPADLLRSALAADPGRPLVTFYDDATGERVELSVATFANWVAKTANLLQGDLGAEPGDRLALLLPAHWQSAVWLLACDSVGVVASVGGHPGDADLVVSGPDSLERALECDGERVALALRPLGGRFPQAPAGFADYAVEVPGQGDRFVPFVPVEAEGPALIVGGEEFSHVALVARAREDAAKLGLGEGSRLLTGLGYDTWEGLSAGLYAALAAGASVVLCRNLDQLSAQALAQRTESERVTHTAA
- a CDS encoding cysteine dioxygenase family protein, yielding MNSAPTTTSVPTPLAVESDLQIAGDILSVQHLLQPAREHPVTVAEFVGLARSIAANRAEWEHLVEYDATTRWYHRLRTGPGYEVWLLSWVPGQGSGLHDHGASSGVLTVLDGELTEHGPRGPLTLGAGSQRVFAPGYAHEVVNDTLDGAVSLHVYFPGLTEMPMHSCSPAQQEHVPA
- the cofD gene encoding 2-phospho-L-lactate transferase; the protein is MRIVVLAGGIGGARFLRGLKSAVPDADITVIGNTGDDIHLFGLKVCPDLDTVMYTLGGGINEDQGWGRTDESFTVKEELAAYGVGPTWFGLGDRDFATHIVRTQMLGAGYPLSAVTEALCDRWQPGVRLLPMSDDRVETHVAVTDPDTGERRVIHFQEYWVRLRASLDAEAVVPVGAEQAKPAPGVLEAIAAADLIVLPPSNPVVSVGTILAVPGIREAVAAAAAPVIGLSPIVGGAPVRGMADKVLAAVGVEATAAAVALHYGGELLDGWLVDTADADAVAEVEAAGIACRAVPLMMTDVAATAEMARAALALAEASR